In a genomic window of Physeter macrocephalus isolate SW-GA chromosome 14, ASM283717v5, whole genome shotgun sequence:
- the PERCC1 gene encoding protein PERCC1 → MAAGVIWPLCDFRPLPSHGPFLPSDPEPPDTSEEEEEEEEEEDGEEELEVEGPEGHSPATQSSSWAPEVAPLDPSGPETPLQLLRFSELISGDIQRYFGHKDRGQDLDTCNIYADGHTASSSARELSCANLVRLAQGEAPEDNEVTEPGVCSPGAPEGQACGPGLGGEGPQLLGPLAELFDYGLRQYLGPRAAAGRRLRLEQKYGHITPMTQRKLPPSFWKEPAPSPLGLLHPGTPDFSDLLASWSAEAGPELLGWGGQALEGVQLAEA, encoded by the coding sequence ATGGCCGCGGGCGTGATCTGGCCTCTCTGTGACTTCCGGCCTCTGCCATCCCACGGGCCCTTCCTGCCCTCAGACCCGGAGCCCCCAGACActtctgaggaggaggaggaggaggaggaggaagaggatggggaagaggagcTGGAGGTTGAGGGGCCAGAGGGCCACAGCCCGGCCACCCAGAGCTCAAGTTGGGCCCCAGAAGTGGCCCCTCTGGACCCCAGTGGCCCAGAGACACCACTGCAGCTCCTGCGGTTCTCTGAGCTCATCAGTGGCGACATCCAGCGGTACTTCGGCCACAAGGACCGGGGGCAGGACCTCGACACCTGCAACATCTACGCTGATGGCCACACGGCCAGCAGCTCAGCCAGGGAGCTCTCCTGCGCCAACCTAGTGCGCCTGGCCCAGGGTGAGGCCCCAGAAGACAACGAGGTCACTGAGCCCGGGGTCTGCTCCCCTGGGGCCCCTGAGGGGCAGGCATGTGGGCCGGGCCTCGGTGGGGAAGGGCCGCAGCTGCTGGGACCCCTGGCCGAGCTCTTCGACTATGGGCTGCGGCAGTACTTGGGGCCCAGGGCCGCGGCTGGCCGCCGACTCCGGCTGGAGCAGAAGTACGGCCACATCACCCCCATGACCCAAAggaagcttcccccctccttcTGGAAGGAGCCGGCACCCAGCCCCCTGGGTCTGCTGCACCCCGGCACGCCTGACTTCAGCGACCTGCTGGCCAGCTGGTCGGCAGAGGCCGGCCCCGAGCTGCTGGGTTGGGGGGGGCAGGCCCTGGAGGGGGTGCAGCTGGCCGAGGCCTAG